The Campylobacter armoricus sequence AAAGCTTGTTTTAAATGATAGTAAAATTTGTATCGCACTCAAACAAATGCAAAATTTTGACCGATATGGCACTGTAAATGTTGATGATCAAGGTATTGTAACATCTTTTGAAGAAAAGGTGTTTAAAAAGCAAGGTCTAATCAATGGTGGTATATACTTGCTAAAAAAAGATATTTTTGATGAATTTGATTTAGAGAAAAAATTTTCTTTTGAAGAATTTTTGCAGATAAATTATAAGATATTGAAAATACAAACCCAAGTTTTTGATGATTATTTTATTGATATTGGAATACCGCAAGATTATCTTTTATTATGTGATAAAAAATGACCTATTTAGAATATTTAGAATCGCAGTCCATTTACATCATCCGTGAAGTTATAGCTGAGTTTGAAAAACCAGCTATGCTTTATAGTATAGGTAAAGATAGCTCGGTTATGCTTCATCTTTTGCAAAAAGCATTTTACCCAAGTTTACCTCCATTTCCTTTAGTACATGTAGATACTACATGGAAATTTAAAGAGATGATAGAATTTAGAGATAAAAGAGTCAAAGAGCTTGGTATGGAACTTATTATCTATCAAAATCCTAAAATCAAAGAATTAAATCTTTCTCCATTTGTGCATGGCTCATCTATGCATACAGATATTGCCAAAACGCAAGGTTTAAAACAAATGCTTGATCTGTATCAATTTGATGCAGTATTTGGTGGTGCAAGAAGAGATGAAGAAAAATCGCGTGCAAAGGAAAGAATTTATTCTTTCCGTGATGAAAACCACTCATGGGATCCAAAAAATCAACGCCCAGAATTATGGGATATCTACAATGGTCGTCATAAAAAAGGTGAATCCATAAGAGTTTTCCCGCTTAGTAATTGGACTGAGCTTGATATATGGCAGTATATTTACAAAGAAAATATTCCCTTACCAAGTCTTTATTTTGCTAAAAAGCGACCGATAGTAGAATATATGGGGGCTAAAATTTTAGTTGATGATGAGCGCATGCCAAAAGAACTTGCCAAAAATGCCAAAGAAGAATTGGTTCGTTTTAGAACTTTAGGTTGCTACCCGCTAACAGGAGCTATAAATTCAAGTGCTAGCAATGTTTTAGAAATTATCGAAGAGCTTTTGTTTTCTAAAACAAGTGAAAGACAAGGTAGGCTTATAGACACTGATGAAGAAGCAAGTATGGAAAAAAAGAAAAAAGAGGGATATTTTTAATGAAAACAAATGTAGAAAAATACCTAAAAGAACATGAAAATAAAGAGCTTTGTAGATTTATCACTTGTGGTAGTGTAGATGATGGCAAATCTACCCTTATAGGTAGAATGCTTTATGATGCAAAAATGCTTTTTGAAGATCAAATTTTATCTTTAGAAAAAGATAGTAAAAAGCTTAGTAATGCAGGAGAAAAGCTTGATTTTGCGCTTTTAGTGGATGGCCTTGCAAGCGAGAGAGAGCAAGGTATAACTATAGATGTAGCATATAGATTTTTCACAAGCGAAAAAAGAAAATTCATTATAGCAGATACCCCAGGCCATGAGCAATACACTAGAAATATGGCAACAGGTGCTAGTACAGCTGATGTAGCTATCATACTTATAGATGCTAGAAAAGGAGTTTTA is a genomic window containing:
- the cysD gene encoding sulfate adenylyltransferase subunit CysD — translated: MTYLEYLESQSIYIIREVIAEFEKPAMLYSIGKDSSVMLHLLQKAFYPSLPPFPLVHVDTTWKFKEMIEFRDKRVKELGMELIIYQNPKIKELNLSPFVHGSSMHTDIAKTQGLKQMLDLYQFDAVFGGARRDEEKSRAKERIYSFRDENHSWDPKNQRPELWDIYNGRHKKGESIRVFPLSNWTELDIWQYIYKENIPLPSLYFAKKRPIVEYMGAKILVDDERMPKELAKNAKEELVRFRTLGCYPLTGAINSSASNVLEIIEELLFSKTSERQGRLIDTDEEASMEKKKKEGYF